A single genomic interval of Puntigrus tetrazona isolate hp1 chromosome 1, ASM1883169v1, whole genome shotgun sequence harbors:
- the scoca gene encoding short coiled-coil protein A isoform X2 yields the protein MNCEIDGDMENQVEQEEKTRLINQVLELQHTLEDLSARVDAVKEENLKLKSENQVLGQYIENLMSASSVFQTTDTKSKRK from the exons ATGAACTGTGAAATTGATG GAGATATGGAGAATCAAGTTGAGCAAGAGGAGAAGACGAGACTCATAAACCAAGTGTTGGAGCTTCAGCACACACTTGAAG ATCTCTCTGCGCGTGTGGACGCGGTGAAAGAGGAGAACCTTAAGCTTAAATCGGAGAACCAGGTTCTCGGTCAGTACATCGAGAACCTCATGTCTGCGTCCAGCGTGTTTCAGACCACCGACACCAAAAGCAAACGGAAATAA
- the scoca gene encoding short coiled-coil protein A isoform X1: protein MEGDVDEDDGTFTNISLADDSADGEQRALRFRPEDQCNVSTMNCEIDGDMENQVEQEEKTRLINQVLELQHTLEDLSARVDAVKEENLKLKSENQVLGQYIENLMSASSVFQTTDTKSKRK, encoded by the exons ATGGAGGGAGACGTTGATGAGGATGATGGGACCTTTACTAACATTTCGCTAGCTGATGATTCAG CTGACGGAGAACAGAGAGCCCTGCGCTTCAGACCAGAGGACCAGTGTAACGTTAGCACCATGAACTGTGAAATTGATG GAGATATGGAGAATCAAGTTGAGCAAGAGGAGAAGACGAGACTCATAAACCAAGTGTTGGAGCTTCAGCACACACTTGAAG ATCTCTCTGCGCGTGTGGACGCGGTGAAAGAGGAGAACCTTAAGCTTAAATCGGAGAACCAGGTTCTCGGTCAGTACATCGAGAACCTCATGTCTGCGTCCAGCGTGTTTCAGACCACCGACACCAAAAGCAAACGGAAATAA
- the clgn gene encoding calmegin: protein MKLWWGWTCLLLLSISMVTWAQKEELDDEEEAQVEDGDVDMETDSGESTEADANVSFEVTYKTPVPTGEVYFTATFDDESLSSWQVSKTMKEDADEDIAKYDGKWEVEPLKENKVPGDLGLVLKSRAKHHAISALLNRPFVFKDKPLIVQYEVNFQNGIDCGGAYIKLLSDSEDLDLEQFHDRTPYSIMFGPDKCGEDYKLHFIFRHKNPLNKDVEEKHAKRPDVDLKKIYIDKKTHLFTLVLNPDNSYELFIDQSSVSRGSLLTDVVPPVNPPKEIDDPKDSKPEDWDERAKIPDPEAVKPEDWDEEAPAKVPDPDAVKPDGWLDDEPEFVPDPTAEKPEDWDEEMDGEWEAPQVPNPACSAAPGCGEWKPPMINNPQYKGKWKAPLVDNPNYQGVWSPRKVANPDYFEDLHPFRMESFSAVGLELWSMTSDIYFDNFIITSEKEVADRWAADSWGLKKLVASANEPGVLSQLALAAEERPWLWVVYILTVGLPVGLAVLFCWPKKSDDDYVYKKIDQPKAEAEEVAEEEEEEEDEAEKGKDEDEAKEEEDTEATGNENGEGMDNDIGKDGGESEEEEEEEEEEEEEEEASKPNDTPSEDEMKDADEGIQSTGEEPKAVRKRRVRKD, encoded by the exons aTGAAGTTGTGGTGGGGCTGGACGTGTCTCTTGTTGCTCTCCATCTCCATGGTAACATGGGCCCAGAAAGAAGAGCtggatgatgaagaggaggcTCAAGTGGAAGATGGAGATGTGGACATGGAGACAGACAGCGGGGAAAGCACTGAAGCAGACGCCAATGTGTCTTTTGAG GTAACATACAAGACCCCAGTTCCAACAGGAGAAGTGTACTTCACTGCGACATTTGATGATGAGTCTTTGAGCAG ctggcAGGTgtcaaaaacaatgaaagaGGATGCTGATGAAGATATTGCAAAATATGACG GTAAATGGGAGGTTGAGCCCCTGAAGGAAAACAAGGTGCCTGGTGATCTGGGGTTGGTCCTGAAATCTCGTGCTAAGCACCATGCCATCTCTGCTCTGCTTAACAGACCCTTTGTGTTTAAGGACAAACCCCTTATTGTCCA ATATGAGGTCAACTTTCAAAACGGAATTGACTGCGGCGGTGCTTACATCAAGCTATTGTCAGACTCAGAAGATTTAGACCTG GAGCAGTTTCATGACCGGACACCATACAGCATTATGTTTGGGCCGGACAAATGCGGAGAGGACTACAAACTGCACTTCATCTTCAGACATAAAAACCCTCTTAATAAAGATGTGGAGGAAAAACATGCCAAACGACCAGACGTTGATCTAAAGAAGATCTACATCGATAAAAAGACTCACCTTTTTACTCTGG TTTTAAATCCGGACAATAGCTATGAGCTGTTTATAGACCAGTCCAGTGTTAGCAGAGGAAGTCTGTTGACAGATGTCGTCCCGCCTGTGAACCCTCCAAAAGAGATCGACGATCCCAAAGACTCCAAGCCAGAGGACTGGGATGAGAGAGCCAAAATCCCTGACCCGGAAGCAGTCAAACCTGAAGACTG GGACGAGGAGGCCCCAGCTAAGGTGCCTGATCCTGATGCAGTGAAGCCTGATGGCTGGTTGGATGATGAGCCAGAGTTTGTGCCTGACCCCACTGCAGAAAAGCCCGAGGACTG ggatGAAGAAATGGATGGAGAATGGGAGGCTCCTCAGGTGCCAAATCCAGCATGTTCAGCTGCTCCTGGCTGTGGTGAATGGAAGCCGCCCATGATCAACAATCCTCAGTATAAGGGCAAATGGAAAGCTCCTCTCGTAGACAACCCCAACTACCAG GGTGTGTGGAGTCCACGGAAGGTCGCAAACCCTGACTACTTCGAGGATCTTCACCCATTTAGGATGGAGTCATTTAGTGCTGTAGGTTTGGAGCTGTGGTCTATGACCTCTGACATTTACTTCGACAATTTCATTATTACCTCGGAAAAGGAAGTGGCGGACCGCTGGGCTGCAGACAGCTGGGGACTCAAAAAACTGGTGGCTAGTGCCAATGAG CCTGGAGTGTTGAGTCAGCTGGCACTGGCTGCGGAAGAGAGGCCCTGGCTGTGGGTGGTTTACATCCTTACCGTTGGTTTGCCTGTTGGACTGGCTGTGCTCTTCTGCTGGCCAAAG AAGTCGGACGATGACTACGTATACAAGAAAATCGATCAGCCCAAAGCCGAAGCAGAGGAGGtagcagaagaagaagaggaggaggaagacgaggcagagaaaggaaaagatgaagatgaagcgAAAGAAGAGGAAGATACCGAAGCTACTG GTAATGAGAATGGCGAAGGGATGGACAACGACATTGGAAAAGATGGTGGAGAgtcagaggaggaggaagaggaggaggaggaggaggaggaggaagaagaggccAGTAAGCCAAATGACACGCCCTCAGAGGATGAA ATGAAGGACGCCGATGAAGGAATTCAGAGCACAGGAGAAGAACCTAAAGCTGTGAGAAAGAGAAGAGTACGGAAGGACTGA